The following nucleotide sequence is from Strigops habroptila isolate Jane chromosome Z, bStrHab1.2.pri, whole genome shotgun sequence.
tgtcttgacctgctgctcacattcCTTTTGAAGAAGCCTAATTTTTGCCCATTCCAGAGAGCATGCAGACTGGACCCTAATTCCACAAACCCTTAACCTGTATCTGTgctgcatgtttttcttctggaatgTCTGTGAAGGTCAAAGAAGTGGTGAGTTGTTGGAATTCCATAGCATAGATGACACACTattgcaaagctttttctttagcAAAACTTTAGCCATGTAGCTGGGTTTGATCAGGTGCATCTCTGTTTATCCACTGTACTAGTCTAAAGGGCAGTTTTGCTAGTACACTCATGGAAAGGGTACTTGCCTGGCACAGACAGTCTTCTGTACTAGACCTGCAAAGTTTTACCACAGTGGCTACAGCCTATTTCACAAGCAGTTCAAAGAGATCCAGTAGGGCAACCCAGCTGAACATAACTACATATAGTTGAGCACAGTGGAGGATTAGGtctagaagaagaaaagacacCTGAGCGGACACACTATGCAATCAGAAAGATAAGGGGAACAGGCTTACTAAGATTTGTGTGTTTGTAATACACCATCGTCCCCCCAGCTTTTGAAATTTAGCCCACAGTTATGTGTTTCTGAATCAGTAAGTGATCACTTCAACatctttatattcttttttatgtGCAAAGATGTGTttcccagctcagcaccagTAATGAACTGCACATAATTTTgtaaaacagatgaaataaaaaaaaacaaaaacccacaacaagAACAACTATGCGTTTGACAGTTGTATGAGTAGgttttaattcttatttcatATAATGTTAGCAGAAAACATCTGACAAGCAagcaaaactgcaaatattaaaaagaatagaCAGACTGACACTGCTTTGCTTGAACATTGTTTCTGGATCTCAACCTTTCTGCTCAggtttcttttaattgtttaaagGCTTTATGATCTGGCATTTCTACATACTGAGCAATATCCTACTCCCCAGGCTGTCATATAGAAATTAACTAAACTCTGTGAAGTAACTGGTTACTCTGTAGGTAAGGGATTCATGATCTGGCTCCAAAAGAAGGTAATATCAAGCAGCGAGAATTAATTAGTCAGTGTTTGTAAAGTGTGTTGAAATTGAAACGGCATGACATAAGTGGTATTATTATGTTTGAAGCTTGAATTATATGCACTTGGAGCTGAACATGTTAACTGTATTTCAGTGAGTTATGGAATAAATTAGCGTAACATAGTGATCTTCTAGGTTGCACAATCCTTGTTTTTCTAATCACTACCCACTTCAAATCTAGCAACGAGGTTCTTTAACACAACTGTATGTTTTGCTCTCTgcctctcttgctttctttttcagccgCCTTTGTCGTTCATATCCTGTCCTGAAATCAGTCAATATGTTTAAATTCTGGGGACCATCCGTCGTGGGTGACCGCCTTGTTTTCAATGCAATTGTGAACAATACATTTCAGAACAGGTAAGCTCCTCATCTGGTTGTCTTCCTTGACTTGTCCAGCACCAGCCTAAATGCGTGTTTCAGGTTGCAGCTATCTGTAGGGTTTGCATTACTGAATAAATGATTTTTCTGCTGGGGCTTTCAGGCATATACCTATAACTATCGGTctatgtgtgattttttttttttcttagtgaaagttttaaaaatttgttcTCTGACATTCACTCTCAATTTAAAGATCGCTTGTCAAAAAATTCCAATCCTGCAAATTCAGACCATAAATATAACTTTGAAATTCAGGGATTTTCAAGAGATGAGTTGATTCCAGAGCTTTGGTTCTTCATAAGACTCTAGCTTGGTGCCAGTGTCTTCTTGTCTTGGCATCTCTTGGCAGATCTAGGTTCTATTTATTGCTGGCAAAATTCATGCTTTATTTCGTTTATTTCTTCTCAGTGTTGGTTTGGGTGTACGCAGAGGTGAGGCTTTGCCAGTTGCAGTTTGGAATAAatggctgcagcccagctggaATTCTATCTTTAGTTGAGTATATGGTCACTGTAAGCATGAAACATAGATCTTAGTACACTGAATGCCTGCTCCTGGATTTAGTGGTGTGGCTGTTGACCCATCATGCACAAATGCTTCCTGCTAATGgttaatctctttttctctttcccatgcATGCACTACCTTCTCTGCAGTGCTAGGGCTACTGTTGTGTTTACCTTACAGAGAATCACGCTCTTCTGACCTTTGGCAACAAGATAGCACTTCTCTGCTAGGCTGTTTCCCCATCTACAGCATGGCTTTGGGCCAAAACACTGTCAGGTTATGCCAGGACTGTGACACATCTTATGTGGAACCCTGTCCCAGCAGGAGGTTATGTTCAGAAGCTGCAAAAGGTGTAGCAAGACAAGCCACAAAAAGGCAGAAGCTAAAGTAATTCCTCCTCCAAATTCTGTACAAGGGACAAATGTTACCCTCACATTGCTGTTCTGTGCCTCTTTTCTTTGTAGGTGTATTTGGCCCCACTGAATCCTAGCAGGGAATGAATTGCCTTCATACCATGCTTCTGCTGAATGCACATCAGGATCATCCTGTTCACTTTTGCTGTCTGTTCTCACAGTATGCTTACTGGTGGTCATATTTTGCTACATAATTCAAGCTAGTGccaccttttattttatttctgaaatgtttctgtccAGACtgagtaatttattttgtatgcTGCAGAACCTGTGTGAGTCAGGCCTCCCTCACAGAGAAGGGTATACAGCAGCCCTTTTTAGTATGTCTtggagctgcttctgcatcCCTTGTAGTAGTTCAATAACTAATTTAAACTTCTATTTCAGTGTGGAGGTTGGTGTCCGTGTTGAGGCTTATAACTGTGAAGAATGGATCAAGAACCAGGCACGGCACATTAACAGCGCgtttctcatttttaatgctttaaatgACAATGGAGAGCTGCTCACCCTCCCCAGAATCAAACCTACTACACAGGTCAGTTCTGATCCTCAGGAGTAGGATGAATGCACAcataatggttggacttgatgatcttaaaggtcttttccaactgagttgattctgtgattctgtgagattcctggcagtgttcaaggccaccTGGATGGAGTCtcgggtgacatggtctagtgtgaggtgtccctgcccacggcacgggagttggaactagaggatcttaaggtcctttccaacccaaactattctatgattctgtggttctatgattatGTGGTCCAACCTAGAACACTGCATGTCACACAGCCAGGCACTGTGTGACATGCATTTCAGTTACTGGGGAAATTGAGGACTAAACAGGGCACTAAAATTAATcttcttgcagaagaaaaaatctctaaatgaaatgtttgtCTTTGAGCGATTTTTCATTGTTAACTTCAGTCATCCAAAACTGAGAGGTGTAGCGGAGGATAGTGATCATTATAAATTCTGTAGTTAGTTAATGGACAGGGAAGAAGAATCTGGTTTTTGCAGGTTTTTGCACCTGTCTATACCTATCTTGTGCAACCTCCACCGACTGTAGATGAAACTCCTAAGTGTTCAGtgaataaaagttatttttataaaccCTTAATGAAGGTAAGAAATAGAATTAATAAGCAGATCTGTAGGAATCAAATCCCATGACACGGGTGGGCTTTCCAGTTCCTTTGACATGGAGATCTCAGCATGTGTTTCCCTGAAAGTGATTCATGAAGCAGTCAGAGAAGTTTGAATACTATTGTTGGAATTATTCGCTGTGATGTCACCTGTCATTAACCTTACTGCTCCAGTTACAGAATTTTTAGAGAGCCAGCATAGACAGAAATGATTATTCAGCATCAAGGAACTTAAATTTTATGGAATGGCAACTGGACAGATAAATTAAGGTGTCCTATGTACTAGCTGAGTCAGTAAGGTTCGTTACTGCCCATTACATGGTGTTCAAAGAGGAAGAACTGActcttcctcttaaaaaaacaaacaaacacacaaacaaacaaaagaagccATAGTAGTTTAGCTTCTGTCAGAAAAATAGTGCTTCCCTAAAGACCTGCCTAGAAGGGGCATCCACAAACATCACAATGAGAACACGCACACCCATTTGTTTAgagtaaagcaaacaaaacttgGAAAATTAGTATGTGCTCAAGGTAGTTTAAACTTTCAGTGGTCTTTTGACTGGAAGTGACAGCTGGTATGGCAGAGCTCTACGAAACAGGCAAGAGATGTTTTCAGAATACATTATGTAGTTTAAAGAAGGCTGAGATGCACTAATCTGGAGAGTCCTCTTATTCCAGAAGCTACCTGTCAGCTCTTAAAAGGTGAGGAAAAGAGCTTTTCTGAAGTGACCTGTCCTTCAAGATAACAAGTCCTATTGACTTTGAATGCAGTTTGGTGTGATGTATGTTCTTAGGTCGCTTCTGTGCTTCAAAAAAACATCCACTGGGGCAGAATAATAATGAGGGAAGACCTGCCACCTGAATAGGCAGgtgtttgcacagtgctgctTGTGTCCCAGATCCATATATGCTAAAATAGGAgttcttcctgcttcctttaTGCTTTGAACATCAGATGCACATGAATTGGATTAATTGTTTAGTTGGTGGATGGCACATTCAGAAAGAGGAGAATATGTATGGTGTACTGCCTAGCTGCCACTGGTTTAGAACCAAAAAGTGCTAGGAGTGTGCTACTGTGATACAACTGTTTTATTGGATTGTTAGTGCAAATTTAAGGGAATACTGTCAAGTCAGGAGTAAACCACTTGCTCAGGCCAATCTGGGTAAAGGCCAATATACAGAgtacattatttatttgtaatgcATCTCTGGCATTTGTCCATctgtaagaaataatttttagttgtctttttttAGACTGTGTCCTAAAATAATCAGATGTGTTACTGTCTGGTTTACTTTTTGTAAAGGATGGTATGAGGCGGTACCGTGGAGCTATTGCCCGAAGGAGAATTCGACTAACCAGGTATATAGTTGGGTTACAAGGagaatttgattttgaaaagtttattttttaatgtatcctCTAAAAAAGTGATCATTTGTTTAATAGTGAAAGTCTCCTCAAACATAACTATTATGGTGCTTAACTTTCTGAACAATTTTGCCCAAGTTGCGTTGAAATTATTAGAGGTTACTTGTctcaaaaatactttgttctatagtttattttgtttccctgtctttcttgggaagaaaaaggagttaTTGCAAACCTGTCTTGCAATTGAAAATTGTTAAAATACCTGCAAAAGATTTAGAAGACACTTCAGCCTGTAGAAGTGATTGTTTCTAGCATATATAGAAAGAAAGTGTAAAGAACTATTCATgctatcatttttcttttgaattttgttttagaaaatgcaTACTATCTGCTAAAGTAGACGAACCTTCTGATCTCTGGGAGCAAAGCAACCAGGTAATCTGTAGATCGTGTCCTATTGTCTAGTTGCATAAAATGGTGTATTTGTACACTTTTTGGGTGTGTAGAACGGTTGTACCTACCAGTTTCCAAAGTGGACTGTCCATACTTAAGTGTTAAGATAGTCATAGAAGAATGGATCAATGTGTAATAAAATTAACTTCCCctcccctgaaaaaaaaaagagtagatCCTTCACTATTGATTTAAGACTAAATTTCAtacatataattaaaaatggctttaagACAGACTCTTAGCAAGTGATCCTTTAAGCAACCGAGCTGTAAGGTTTCCTACAGATTTATGTCCCAGTGTTcccagcttttaaaaagctgaattctCCTGAGGAGGAATTAGTTTCTTgagggtttttgtgttttttcttttttttcttttttttgctttatccaGCCACTGACTTTCTCAATTGCTGTGCAGAGAACATTTAGTAAATGCTAAAAGGTGGGGCAGAGACATGCCAACAGACAGATGAGCAGTGAAACAGTGTAAACATGCAATCGGTAGTGATGAACCTGAAACCTGAATTTAGGTGGATGTACAGACACcctaaatgtttttttcagtgtcagaTTTTTATGGTTAAATTGTCATTGCGTTTAAGATCTCAGTGGCTCCCAGCAATTTTACCCAGTCTTCTTCCATTAcgtgaaaaaataaataatagagaATTATAATGCAGGAAGTTATTTGCTGTTAACAGTGGCATCTGCGTTGTTtgaagcagcatttcttttctgtaaaacaatAAATAGAAATACGGACACGATAAAAATAGCTTACTTaagattttttaatattcaatTAAAACCTGTCATTAAAGACTCTAAGGCTGTATTCTCTTTATACAGTGGTTAAATGAGAACTCCATCTACTGTAATCAAGCATAAATAGTGGATATATTTGCACTTTTTCTGCTCTTAGCATGCTGTGTAAAGCAATTGCCAAGATAGACCACAGCTAGATCACAATGAAGAGGTTAATTTTCTAGTAGTTTTTAATTCCTGAGGAGGAAGATGGACAAAACCATTAATTTAGTGGTCTGAGAGGTTTACCTGTATTATCTCTCTGGGGGTCACAgtttttctgcactgctttATAATTGGAGAAGCCAAAAGtagtattttgttgttgtttaattAGGGTTATTTTGCCAACAGCAATGTGAGGATATAATCTAGCTATTGAAAGTATTTAATTCAGAAACTACTGGACTGTGTTTTCTAGAAGGAACACTTACGGGACAATATACATTTGTTTGCCATTGAAGGGTAATGATAGAAAAAGAACACCTAATTTGTGCAGTGTTCAGTGAACTGTAACTTTGTcccttcattttcagatgtatCTTACTTTGTCCCTGCCTAggacagggggttggaactagatgatcctaaggtcgtttccaactctaactattctatgattctataatttacAGGCATATATAAGTTACAGCAATATAGCTGCACTGACACACCTAGCAGCAAAACCAGGATGGGAAATAACCAGTACACTGGATGATGTAAGTGCGTAATTGTGGATAGCTACATAGCTGTGTTACATTTCACTGTAAGAGATGGGTgcagaaaagcaacattttacatttgttttgacAGTGTTCAGTACTGTGTCCAGGGCTGAAAACCAAAACTCCCAGAGCTTACCCAAAATGTTGCAAAGCAATCTCTGCTTGTCCGGAACACTGCACAAACTGGAAGTACCATGGAGTTACTTCTAAGATGGTCTGAATGGCTGGTGAACACAAGGACTTGGATCCCAGAAGGGCAGAATTGCCAGCAACTGATCAGTTGTGGTTGTTGAGCAACGGACAAGGAGAatgtaaaaatgcaaacaaactcGTATCTCATTTTTGTGAGGCGTTTTATTTTCCCCAACTGACATGCTTGGTTTTGCAATTTGGTTTTGCCAAATGGTTTGATTCCACTGAAACACCGAAGTTGGACGTCTTTGATGAGGCAGTGCTGTTGATGATCTGTGGTGCTTCTCATGTCACTATGATAACTAAAATATGTGTGGCACCCTGTAATATACTGTCTTGACCAGCTTTCCAGCATGGGAGATACTCCAAAGTAGCAGACATTATCTGGTAGTAGTTCCAAGTGGACACTCCCAATGGGCAGGTGGCAGGAATTTATATACCATATTTTTCAGCCCCTGTTTTCTcaatagaatcacaggatcccagactggtttgggctggaagggaccttaaagctcatccagttccaacccccagccatgggcagggacaccttccactagaccaggttgctccaagccccgtccaacctggccttgagcactgccagggatggagcagccgcagcttctctggacaacctgtgccagggcttcaccaccctcacagggaagaacttctgcctaagagctcatctcaatctcccctctgtcaggttaaaaccattcccccttgtcttgtccaCTTGACTTTTCCTGTGCACATTTTTGCTTCCAGATATCTTTActtctgtcctttttctgttaaaaaattacaaaagccTAAAAGCAAAGCACCTCCCTGTTCATTGGTCAGTGTTGTAAACTCAAAATCAGTCAGGAATCTTGTGTGAGCCAGTTTTAAGATAGGAAGATGTTGTTAAGAAAACCAGTAGCAAGATAATTTAGCTGGGAAAATTCTTTTAACTTAATTGAAGTGCATGTTTCCCAAACTATTGAGGGATACCTGTTAAGGTTTGGCTTCTGAAATATGGTTAGTGACTGGCAGATTAAGATCATGTAGACTCAGAGGTGTTAGGGGACAAGAAAAAACTGTTAATATCTTTAAGTCTGTCTTCCTGCATGTCACAGGTTATGAAACTTCTCTTACTGATTATTGCATCTAGTCAGTAAGCTACTTGAGTAAGACAATACATATAATTCATAAGGAATTCCAGTGATGGCAAATACACCAGTTCTGTGTGTAGGTTGTTCCAGTGGTTAATAACTTTCAGTAAACACTGTTGTGCCAAATATATGACAGACAGCACTCATCCTCAAAAAAGCAAGCTTGAACAATCAGAATGAAAATTGAGCGTTATTTTCAAGTTTCTGCTAAGACTGTGTTATTATCCGTGTGAAACTTCCTTTCTGCATCCACTGGTAGTGCCATaatctcagtttctttccttcttaacAGCAAATGCTTGAAACctgtaataaaaatagcattaaatgTTGTGAAGAAATGActtcacacaaaaaaacccaagccccaTGCACATTCTagatgacattttaaaacagcattatgTTATTTCTCTCAGCAAGCCACTAGGTACCTTCCAGTATTGCTGAAGTGTGGAGCTCTCTCCCCTTTTTTGGATATCATAAAATAGTCTTGACAGTAAGATCTGCTTCTAAGCCACTTGGGACTCATGTGGTGGAAAATCTTGAGTAGCTTTTTCTAGCTGTTCTTTCATCTAATTGAAGTATCTTAAATCCAGCAAAATCTCAGGCAGGATGTAGGATGATGTCATGATTCAACCCGTTTTAGATGGTTAAGGTAGAAATCACACTGATGCTGTCAATGGGTAAAGACTAACCATCTATTCCCATTGTTCTGGACATTTCTGCATAATCTGGCATTGTCAGTCCTTAGATATTCCTTTAAGAAGTGTCAGGGATCCAGGGCAgcacactgctttttttttttatccccgGGATATATGCTGACTGCATATACACAGGATATATACGGTATAGATGCAGCTCCAAGGAAGAGTTTGTGCCAGCTCCGCTTAATGAAACTTACTGTCTTGGCTAGTGTTAGTTTGGTGCACTTGTCACCATTTCACGCTCACTTTTGTCACTTTTGCAAACATAAGCACAAGGGGATATCCCTTAAGAAACTATACCTAGCTCAGAATCTTTCCTTAAACACTGCAGGCCAGCACACACACATCCTACCAGTCTTACGTTCTCTGCACTCATGCAGCAGGTCTTGATCTTCATCCTTGGTGTATACAGTGGTGTAGACACAGAAAACTACTTAGCCTTCTCTGAAAGACATGCATAGCAGCATCTCCAGGCAAACAGACCTCTTCAGTGTCCATTAAATGGTTTCTTGGGGAGGGGCTGAGAGAACAAAGAGTAGGAATCTGGTAGTAGTAGTGGTCAGTGCTCTGCCTGAAGGCAGTCGCACTATAGGAAAGGAGACTGTCAAGGACATTAGGCTGAACTGTGTTTGAGATGAAATAGTCTAGTAGGTAGGTTTTACAAAGTAGCATGTGCTTCTCTGTATGCTGAGGATTTTTTCCCTGGAACTAGAAGGACCCCAATTTGATTGACAACTTTTGAAGGTAGAAAGTGGCACTTCGACATAGAGCCACAAGGCTTGCAGGCATATAGTAGTAATCTAGCCTTACCAGTGTTCACCTAGCAGGGAGATGTTTTAACAGCTGCACATCCTGTTTTCTTTAGGAGAAGACTCctaaaacatgattttctttctaTGCCTTAGAGCAATATTGATTCATGCATCCTGTAGCTGGTTACTAAAGCTCTTAGGCTCTCTGCTATGCGCCAGACTTTATTTCAGCAAGATGCTTGCTGCGttatgctggttttttttccctatgccaagacatgaaaatatgaaaacacacaaaatctTTGCTGTTGCACAAATGTGCCATTAACCAAAAGAtatatagcaaaaaaaaaaaaaaaaagagatcatGAAACTTACTAATTTTGTATCacttagaaatgaaaatctgttGAACTTCCTAGGATTTGGGAAACAATTTAGCACAACAGATCATCAGAACATCAGATTTTAATCCACTAATTCTGAGCAGTCTCTTCTGCTCAACTTCTTCCATTATATAGGGCTTATGGAACATACCAAGCCCTTCTTTTGCAATGATTGTGTGTGCATTGTTATGTACAGGTTATTCGTTTTGAATTGTCTGTGTTAGGATTTAGGCCTATGACTAGCAATAGACCCAAAATAATCAAGACAAGACACTGCAAGTATGGGACAAGAGAGGCAAAACTATGTTTTGAAGTAGTTTTTCAATATATCCTTAACTCTCAGTGCTCTTTATCACAGTAAAAAATagggaaggggcgggggggaatggggatggaAGTATTTTGGAGAGAGAATTGTTGAGTCATTTTAGGGGAAGAGGGCATAGGCCAATGTGTAGCTAATTTGCATGTAAAAGGGAGCTGAAGTAGTTGAACTCTCCCAATTACTAATTAAAGACAAGCTACTGAACTGCATAGGTTGGACAGGTGGATCAAGGAGGTCATCCATCTATCAtctaaaattattcaaaattatCCCTTTTAAGCTTGGAAAGTGCTTTTGTAAAAATCTGTTCCTGGCTGGATGTTTCTAGATAAGCCCTCAAAGTGGCAATGCACAGGATTGCTGGATGTGTTCCAAAATTTAGATGGCAGGGAGGGCagttgcttgttttttcttatttcgATTAATTCTCATACATACTGCAGGGGTGTTCGTCTCATCTAGTATGGCCTCACTCCAGATTGCTCCTGCTCACCTGTGCTACATCCAGTGGATTCTACATCCAGTGGATTCTAGTCTTTAGTTTCAAATTTCTGGAAAGCTTTAAGTGACCAACACTTCTAGATACCTTACATAAATTGAATGGGATTCATTCCTAATAAATTCCATGTTACCTTTCCTTGCTCTCCCATatttatgctgtatttctgtaactCAACTTGGCTCAAGGGCCAGGTTAAGAAAATGGTAGAATTCTGGACTGATACTGACCTGCCCTGGTATAAAAAGTCCAATCTCCTGTCACCAATCAGTGATGCCAGATTCACAAAAAGACCTGCATGAGGTCCTCAGCTTGCCCCGTTAGCTTTTGGAGTTAGTGAACTGAACCCCCTATGAGGAGACTTCCTGTAGCAAAGATGAGGAGAGGCTTTTACCTTCCATTCCTAAGTGGATCTACTGTTGTATGTGAAAGTGATGACATCTTTGTGGtcctgacagaaaaaaaaatcacactgaaataatttgattttttaaagtcACCTGCTGCATAAAGGGTAATTAGAGACTATACATGTATGCATAGTGTGAAAAAGAGGTCATACTGGCCTCTAGTTCATTCACTTCCACTTGCAAGCTAATGCAGCTGTCCCTAACCAGATGTAATTATAATTCTGATGTCACTGTGCTATCAGTGTATTTGATTTTACattgtgctgtattttaatgtaaaactgTATGTCTGCATTTCATCTGCCACATATAGTTTCATAAGGTACTCCTGAGAAAATCTAAGTAAGTCCTAAATGTGTGACATTTACAAGTGTTACAGCATTTAT
It contains:
- the ACOT12 gene encoding acetyl-coenzyme A thioesterase isoform X7; amino-acid sequence: MEGRGVAEGGDVCMCQPVFPAHADHRDELSAGQLLKWMDATACLAAEKHAGVSCVTASMDDIQFEEAARVGQIITIKAKVNRAFKTSMEVGIKVTVQDVLTNVEKIVSVAYATYVAKPVGAGKIELEPVKLLSTEDQVEHSLAIERRRIRLGYEQVFQNLMQESNNEDTFEEEDAVSTELTHVQSTELVQPPHANHHGNTFGGQIMAWMETVASISASRLCRSYPVLKSVNMFKFWGPSVVGDRLVFNAIVNNTFQNSVGLGVRRGEALPVAVWNKWLQPSWNSIFSVEVGVRVEAYNCEEWIKNQARHINSAFLIFNALNDNGELLTLPRIKPTTQDGMRRYRGAIARRRIRLTRKCILSAKVDEPSDLWEQSNQAYISYSNIAALTHLAAKPGWEITSTLDDCSVLCPGLKTKTPRAYPKCCKAISACPEHCTNWKYHGVTSKMV